The DNA sequence gtatggggtaccgaaccccctgatacgggctgttcggtccctgtagtctggtccgcatatccggcagtaggTCGGACTCGTtttcggtgagggttggactccgccaaggctgccctttgtcaccgattctgttcataacttttatggacagaatttcatgGCGCAGCCGtggcatagagggggtctggtttggtggcctcagtattgcatctctgctttttgcagatgatgtggttctgttggcttcatcaagccgtgatctccaactctcactgaagcagttaacagccgagtgtgaagcggctggaatgagaatcagcacctccaaatctgagaccatggtcctcagtcaaaaaagggtggcgtgccctgtccaggtcggggatgagatcgtgccccaagtggaggagttcaagtattttggggtcttgttcacaagtgagggaagaatggaacgggagatcgacaggcggatcggtgcagcatctgcaggaCTTTGTaccggtccgttgtggtaaagaaggtgCTAAGCCGAAAgtcgaagctctcaatttacaggtcgatctacgttcctaccttcacctatggtcacgagctgcgggtcgtggccgaAAGAATAAGATCCCGGAtataagcggccgaaatgagtttcctccgcagggtgtccgcgctctcccttagagatagggtgagaagctcggtcatccgggaggatctcggagtagagccgctgctcctccacatcgagaggagccagatgcgGTGGCTGGGGAGTCTGATTcgaatgcctcccggacgcctccctggtcaggtgttccaggcacgtcccaccgatcggagaccccggggacgaccggTGTTTGAtgctttacattgtatttaattgtgttattactctttgtttttataaaagtacaatattatagagtgccatATTTGCTTTGCTAAccgctgattttttttgttggttagCTAGGTATCAGGATTGGAAAAACTCCAGCAATATTATCCAGAAATGTTTCACCTGTTACCATCGTATTTAATCTAGTGATGCAACAATGACACCACACACTTTTATGCAATAGCGTGCCGCTCGAACCCGTGTCAGAATGACGGAACGTGTCGGATGATCACAGCCACTGGCAAGGAGGTGTGTAACTGCAGACACGGCTACAGCGGACCGCACTGTAGCTTCAGTGAGTacaaagactttttttcccactcctCCCCCTCATGCAGTCTTTCTGTAATATGCACGCACTCAGGGCCGACAaagaggcgctctaaagcggccatgtGAGCGGACTATCTGAAAGCAAGCtgtatttttggggtgtagCCATAGCAAGCTAGCTATTATTACTATTCTTGGCAGAGCTTGGTCCCTATTATTGTACATTGACGATATTCTTGGAACTGGAAAAACAGAGCCAGAAAGCGAGTGCTACAACAGCCGTGGCATGAGCTACCGAGGCGTGGCATCCACGACGGCGTCTGGTGCCCGCTGTTTGCCGTGGAACTCGGACCTGCTATACGACGAGCTCCACCTGGGCACGGTGACTGCCGCGCCCCTCAGGGGGCTCGGGGAGCATGCCTACTGCAGGTGTGTACGTCGTGTGCATACGCGGCGGGGCCCTGCCAACTGGCTCGGCTTGACACCGCTCACAATATGTTTATGGCATGTTAGTACAAAATATGAGAAACTGAATCATAGACCATGCCTGTGTTTGCAGGAATCCTGATGGAGACAAGATGCCATGGTGTTACACTGTGAGCAAGGGCGCCATCTCCTGGGAGTACTGCACGGTGCCCTCCTGCAAGATGCCAGTGTGTGAGTACACAGACAGGAAAAAATACAGTCacgaaattgtattttttattttatttttttttttttttttttaaatcactacaTTGTAATTTTTAGCATGAAAATGAACACACTGCAGACAAAATCACAACTAACGCATTTTTTACATAGCGTCTTCTCGTAGGATGAGCACGTTCAACAAGCTGCCCGTATTGGGCGACTCGGACCGGTCCGTGCCGGCCAAGAAGTCGGTGTGTGGGACAAAACACAAGAAGAGGGTGAACGTTGCCAGGGGAAGGATCATGGGAGGGACCTCGGCTATGCCGGGCAGCCACCCGTGGCTGGTGGCCATTTACATCGGACAGTCGGACTTCTGCGCCGGGACCTTGATTGAATCTTGCTGGGTCGTCTCGGCGGCGCACTGCTTCTTCCGCAAGTATGTCACCGTCTTTCGGAAAACACGTCGCCCGCTAGGAAATGATCCTGATTTCCTCattggaaggcgtgtcggtggtgTCGAGCCCTTCGGGgtcagtggtgggaagtcaGGGTTGTCtttaacaaattacatttaaaatttatttgacCGGGTCAGCTAGCATTTTACTGTCCTCTTATTGGTCGGACAGAGAAAAACGTAGTTGTTAATTGTTACTTGCTACTTCAACTAGCAAAACACACCCGGAAACTGACTTAAATATCCTGCATAATCCTGCGTCAAATTAAGTATAGCGGCACCTTGACTCACGAGTGCCCCGACCTACAAATTTTGCGCGTTAGGTCTAATTGCTtgggagccaaaatttgaggtacTTGCAAACTTTGGATACATTCCAGCAAAGTTTCTGGAAATTGACCAGAAATGTTCCACCCCTTTTCAACCATAACCCCAACGTACAGAGTGTTTGACTTTTGGTGACTCGCACGTGTTTGATGCAGCCCCCTGATGTCGCAAATTCGCATGGTGCTGGGCCAGCACCACTTCAACGTCAGCGGTCCCGACACACGTACGTTCGGAGTGGACAAGTACATCTTCCCCAAACAGTTCTCCATGTTCAGAAACCCGACGCTCCACGACATCGGTgatcaccacacacacacagcgatgAGTCACATAAACTAAATGAGCTCGTGTGCGTGCACAGCTGCGCGTCACGCAGCAGCTGCGTCCCGatgcaaagaaacaaaataaagtttaccgttttgttttttttcgtgaCCGCCGATGGGCCAGTTCTCATCAAATTGAAGAAGCAAGATGGCCGCTGCGTGCAGAGGACGCCCTTCATCAGGCCCATTTGTCTCCCCGACAAAGGCATGGCCTTCCCGGACAGCTACTGCTGCTCCATCAGTGGCTGGGGACACATGCATGAAagtaagtaataataataataataataataataataataatcatgaggCTATACAAACATAAATGACCCtcacacattgtaaatgtatttgaacacctAAAATGTTCAGTCAGTACAGACCATATAAGAACATGttttttatagttttacacacatcccACACTTTTAGCACATTTAAAGATTAATAGACACTTCTTTAAAGTAGTCCTTAGCACGCGTTCTCACTATCTCACTCACACTGTTCCTCCAAAGAGgtaaagcgtgcttgcttcaagctgtataATTTGTCACCCCccactagcttaatgttaaGATATAacgcaaaacaccatagacaggctaatggaaatgcacacagagcagcaacatatACAGGAGTATACGACAATACCCACAAGCATctattctctctgctctttgcaaacaacaacaattagaGAGATAAGTTGGGGACCTTCTTTGCATCTTCTTCTTATTCTTAAGATTTATTTGTCACCATCAAATCCAACCATTTACTGCCACCAACGTATATAGACGTCAATATAAGTTTTTCAACGTATAGGCGTTGAAGCGGGTCTCACCTAGCTTATCTGTCAAATTCAGGTTTTTAAACCCTGTTATGACAAACAAATCACTGTAGATGGCAGCATCGCATCGCTTAAGACtagagatcagcacagcttttgagttgaagaCAAAGACTCGCCGGTGAATGTGAAGTTTTGAATTGGAATTCACTACCTCGACAAGGTCGAGTCTTGCATGAACGGAGTCATGAACGCATGTCGGATATGTTAAAGATACAGCGGGATTACTATCGtctacattttttcttttctttacagGGGCAGATACTTATTCCAGCCTGCAGGAGGCGGGAGTGAGGCTGATCCATAATGACATCTGCAGGAGGCCAGCGGTGTACGGCAACCACGTCACTTCAGACATGCTTTGCGCTGGCCTCAACGGCTGTGTGGATGCTTGCCAGGTAAGAGGGtgacatctgtaaagctgacatctGTAAAATGAAGAgatgccttttttttggttcacGTTAAGAACACAAGTCTTCTTCAAATTCCCAAATTTGACCTGCCGCAAATATGGAATTGACAccccccccaaatatttttatttcctatgataatttaaaaacataaatataccacaaactataatcGCAAAAACACTAATGTAATTTCAAACACATCTTACTACATTATCCTTAAAAATCAACTACAGATgatttaatttagaaaaaaattcaCCATACATATGCAGCAAAGACTCTCCGTAACCAATAACAACCCAAGCTAAACTTAACTTCTCCACAACATATAAAGATGATCCAGACTTCCTTGACAACAATCACAAAATTCATATTAGCCTGGGATtgggcgccatcttgtgacTTTTAGAGCATTATAGAATGAGCAAAAAGATAGTTGAGCGTTCACTGCATTACATAtcgtaataataatttattctcataatactaATTATTATTGAAAACATAACTGTATTCTCTTAAAACTACAAATATTTCCTCGTGACATTACGACTTTCTGTTTTTAAGTGTTAGATGAGCACTTAGCGCTAGACTAAGCAATTAGGGTTGGATTAGTGATTAGCATGAGATTAGCAATTAGCATCTTCTATTACAAAGCAACGTGTCAAAAGGATTGTTCTTTGCGGGGACGCTATTCCCGTCGCTAACGCGGCTATTGCCTGTACTTTTCGTCAGGGGGACTCTGGGGGTCCGTTGGCCTGCGCGAAGGATGACGTCAACTTCCTGTATGGGATCATCAGCTGGGGTGAGGGCTGCGGCCGCTCTGGAAAGCCGGGCGTTTACACTAAAGTGCCCAACTACATGGACTGGATTAATTCTGTCATCAGACGGAAAGCCAAGAAGGCATGAAAGGAGATTTGTGAATAGtttaataaatgtactgtatttgttttgttgttgattgCCAATGACCTTTTTCCAACTGTGAAATAGTTAGAGACTGAATAAAAACTTTTACGTACAAATGACGAGTAAACGTTTACCCACATCACTCTTAAAATGACAacttgtttttcctcataccaCAACTGTATCGTAAAGATAGAAATGTGTCTTTGTATATGATATAATACTACATTATTCTCTTTAAATGACAAATTCCATCTCGTAATATTCCAACATTTAAAATTCAAAACTCAAACAGTTTCAACTTTAACCTACGCACAGCAAGGTGAGTGTTTGGGTAGTTGTGCTAAAGCTTTTACGATGCACTGGCATGCGAAGTATGCGCTTCTTCGGGTGGTCGCACCATTTTCCATGCtgctcttgttgttgttgttgtcaaaggCGGGGACTGCggggtggggtgtgtgtgtggggaggggggcgggggtgttGGCTTAGCAAGCGAGCGAGGGCGCTGCAGCTATTTTGAAAGTGACCCACCTCATTGGGGCAGCCAACTGTGCAGCTGTCAGGAACCATGACTGAAGATGACCGATTCGGTTGTCGTGGAGGGATACGCCAGACTCAAAGACGGAAAAAAGGTAAAGCTTTATTTGATTTTTGGGAGGGTTCAAGTTGGTGCTGACTTTTATTGACACGagacttatttttttggttttgtctttCACAGTGGAAAACTAGGTGGATCGTTCTTCGAAAGCCATCGCCTGTAgcaggtaaaaataaataaatgaaaacaccaATAGTGTGACAATGTTCCATATTCTTCATTTTTATGATCAAACTTTGTAAATGTTGTCATAATTTACTCGTAAAATTGAAAATTGTTTACGAATTACTTTAAAATCTCTTCCGATTTTGCTTCTCATAATAATACGACTAATCTTGAAAAGGACGACTATTCTCATATAATTGCAGTTATTCGTAACgttatgtttttgtcacactgataAAAATGTTTCTTGTAAAAGTAGGACTGTTTTCGACATGAAtaatttttctgactttttttctgattttataTTCAAACTTGGTAGTTTGGAGTGTCAATTATTGTTAGCCGATTAGTTGGATTTATGTACGTGTTGGTTACGCATTGTGGCCCACTCCGttctccagaaaaaaaatgcaacttggCTCTGGTCTGCTCTTTCCTGTTCGTGTTATCGCAGCTGTCAGCGGTAGTTGTAAATTGACATTGATCGAGACTGCGTGCTCCACATACTCAACACGCCTTTGACGCCTCCAGATTGCCTCGTGTTGCTGGTTTTCAAAGACAAGTCGGACAAAGTCGACAGGAACAAGGAGCGCGCCAGCGTCACTCTGGAGGAGATCTGCGGCCTTGAAAGCGGTCGGTGGTGCGAGGGCGCGTCCTTCACGCTGGCAATTATCTGCCTGACCCAGGCGGCTCTCCTGGGTTTCGACAACAAGGAGACTCTGCAGGCGTGGGAAGTCCGTCTGCGCTACAGCCTTGGAGAAGGTGAGACCTTTCTGGATCTTGTTCAGGAGTCCAAATAAAGGCAACTGCTTATTGGTCGTAGGATCAGCCCTTTCTGGATCACCTTTAGGAGTCGTCATGAACGCATCTGCTGATTGTTACTTCTTCAGACTTTTCTACATGTTTAAGTGATAACAAGAGTACACTTGCTGAATAGTTGTAGGATCAGACATGACAAGCAGAAAGTAACAGTTGATTATTTGCAGGCTCTTACACTGGTAGATCAGGTTTCAGCATTAATGAGAGCGAACTTGCTCATTAATTATAAGTTTGGACTTTTCTAGAGCAAGTTTAGCGGTCGGCATGAGCACAACTGCCGATTAATTGTAGGATCAGACCTTTCTGGATGAGGTTGACAAGAACATAGTTGATAAACCTCAGGTTCTAACCCTGGTAGATCAGGTTTCAGCGTTAACAAGAGCACAACTGCTCATCAATCGTAAGTCACTCTGGACCGCTctaggtcaactttgggtgtTGGCATGAGCACACCTGCTGATTAGTTGTAGGATGAGACCTTTCTGGTTAAGGTTTCCAAGATGACAAGAATGTAATTGTTGCTTAGTTGCAGGTTCTAAACCAGGTAGATCAGGTTTAAAGCGTCAACAAGAGTGCACCTGTTGATTTAAGTTGAAAGTTGAAACATTTGCAGATCAAATTCAGGAGTTAACAATACTGAATGTTGTATTTACAAATGGTATATGTTACGTAAGGAAGAAACTCATAGGCGCCACTAATAGGAATGGCCGCCTCAGCTGGTGGCAACAGTCCAGGTGAATGTTAAGGCGGGTACTAATGATTACATTCGGGGACCATCCAGTCTTTTGTGCGTGCAGTCGACCGCTTAATGCCACTGAGTGGATTACGTCATGGCCAGCAGAAATGTCACCTGCCTGTTTGTGGGTGTGCCAAGCCTTTTATTCAAGAGCTTGACATTTTCTCATATTCACAGCAAGGACAAGAAGCAGACAAATGGAGACGGATGTTTATGTCACGCTGATGTAATTGTGCGATCAAAGTCAGGAAAAAGTGCTTGCAGTCTGTCCAACAACAACTTCACAAGAATCACACACCATTCCAGTAAAACTCATTCCCAGATGGAGGGAGTATAAACTGGCACATGGAAGCCAGACTGCACTATAATGACTCTGATTGGGCCGCTTATGTTATTTTCgacaatttttttatgtattcatttttttgtcgGGCCCAGTTCACAGGTTCGGCGTCGGAGTCTTGGCGGGGACGAAGTTAGAAAGCGGACCAGCGACCCTCCACTTGTGCAACAACTTGCTAGCTCTCGTCCGGGACGCACCCCCCGTCGTCGTGGGCCACTGGAACCTTCCGGACCTGCGCAGATATGGGCCCGTACCAAATGGATTTGTATTTGAGGGAGGAACACGCTGTGGTTACTGTAAGTCCCTTTGCAGAAGTTGTTTTAGTTGCTCTGGTTTAAGGACAATGGAGAACATCTGCTGGCATAAACGTTTTACAGTGAATGATTCAGtcctgacaaaaaaacaacccccacaGGCATGAGTCATTCATTGGCTCGGTTTTATTGTCTTAGCAATACATGTTTCTGGTGAGGCATAGTTTGAACAAGCAGACCACTTCAgctttattataatatttattcATAATAGCAATGAATACTGGACTAGATAATTACTTTCTTGAATCGAGTGGAGCAGACTATGCAGGGAAGTGTCAGGAGTATGATGAAGGGCCATGCCTTGACGGGGTGGGTGGTCTCCgggacagttgacacaaggacCTTTTATGGGTGACAGGTTTGTTGTCACAGAGAGGTCAGAGAGAGGTGGTCCACAATGTTGTAGAAAGTATTCCAAGAAAAACTGAGGTTGTTCTCGTGATGTGCCATGTTATATTTGTAGGAAAACGGTCAAAATGTTGCAGAAGCTG is a window from the Phycodurus eques isolate BA_2022a chromosome 23, UOR_Pequ_1.1, whole genome shotgun sequence genome containing:
- the LOC133397796 gene encoding hepatocyte growth factor activator yields the protein MTYGLLLFLPFLLGTQGLLQETVISKEPHAKSEKVVTTSGKECVLPFRQGGRIHHHCITVLASRPWCSLTSNFDRDRKWGFCAPQRRQPNVSVHTARRITNPCRVPPCQNGGTCMLVASGLAFECSCPEGFSGRLCEHKQCYETVHLHHYDAGESWGRIHLRNVEQCTCVGGKIECQRARYTPCRSNPCQNDGTCRMITATGKEVCNCRHGYSGPHCSFKPESECYNSRGMSYRGVASTTASGARCLPWNSDLLYDELHLGTVTAAPLRGLGEHAYCRNPDGDKMPWCYTVSKGAISWEYCTVPSCKMPVSSSRRMSTFNKLPVLGDSDRSVPAKKSVCGTKHKKRVNVARGRIMGGTSAMPGSHPWLVAIYIGQSDFCAGTLIESCWVVSAAHCFFRNPLMSQIRMVLGQHHFNVSGPDTRTFGVDKYIFPKQFSMFRNPTLHDIVLIKLKKQDGRCVQRTPFIRPICLPDKGMAFPDSYCCSISGWGHMHERADTYSSLQEAGVRLIHNDICRRPAVYGNHVTSDMLCAGLNGCVDACQGDSGGPLACAKDDVNFLYGIISWGEGCGRSGKPGVYTKVPNYMDWINSVIRRKAKKA